The Fusobacterium simiae genome contains a region encoding:
- a CDS encoding amino acid ABC transporter ATP-binding protein, with product MKQLDKVVLSAKDVIKNYGELEVLKGINLDIHQGEVVVIIGASGCGKSTFLRCLNGLEDIQGGDIILDNEIKFSDTKNDMTKIRQKIGMVFQSYELFSHLTILDNILLAPMKVQKRNREEVKEQALKLLERVNLLDKQNSYPRQLSGGQKQRVAIVRALCMNPEIMLFDEVTAALDPEMVREVLDVMLELARDGMTMVIVTHEMQFARAVADRVIFMDNGNIAEQGEAEEFFSNPKTERAQKFLNTFTFSK from the coding sequence ATGAAACAATTAGATAAAGTGGTTCTCTCTGCAAAAGATGTTATAAAAAATTATGGAGAACTTGAAGTCTTAAAAGGTATAAATTTAGATATTCATCAAGGAGAGGTTGTTGTAATAATTGGAGCTTCAGGTTGTGGTAAAAGTACATTTCTAAGATGTTTAAATGGTTTAGAAGATATCCAAGGAGGAGATATTATTTTAGATAATGAAATAAAATTTTCAGATACTAAAAATGATATGACAAAAATTAGACAAAAAATTGGAATGGTTTTTCAAAGTTATGAATTATTTTCACATTTAACGATTTTAGATAATATCTTATTAGCACCTATGAAAGTACAAAAAAGAAATAGAGAAGAAGTTAAAGAACAAGCATTGAAATTACTTGAAAGAGTTAATTTATTAGATAAACAAAACTCTTATCCAAGACAACTGTCAGGTGGGCAAAAGCAAAGGGTTGCAATAGTAAGAGCTTTATGTATGAACCCTGAAATAATGTTATTTGATGAAGTTACTGCTGCACTTGATCCTGAAATGGTAAGAGAAGTTTTAGATGTAATGCTTGAACTTGCAAGAGATGGGATGACAATGGTTATTGTAACACATGAAATGCAATTTGCAAGAGCAGTTGCAGACAGAGTGATATTTATGGATAATGGAAATATAGCTGAACAAGGAGAGGCAGAAGAATTTTTTTCTAATCCAAAAACAGAAAGGGCACAAAAGTTTTTAAATACATTTACGTTTAGTAAATAA